ctctctcacgtggaaaagatctcattatatcaatcaatcttAAAATTGTGGGGTATCTCAACTcattacaacaattaatcgtgtctaaactttgaaagaaaattcactaagggcaaaagatatttttaaagaaaggttttaaaagaggttttacaaacataataaggttttggaaaaagggagaagattttgaaaatctaaggaggGGAGGAGAttaagaggctatcctagtgcgtaaaataaaagctaaggaaagaaacggtctaaccgaagaagaagccaacacttgacattaagagtcaaggtagatttcccatcctctggactatcaatactaaaccaacacattatcctttgtggatccagatgaacttattgtttttagtaccactttgcattaagcacattaaaattctgacgaaaatcgagCAAAGTAAtgactgttttcgggtaaaatccttatataaatgtcttggaattaaccatcaaggacttttgaGGAAATACCTGTACatataaacaaacaacaaaccaatgctagacagacagaataacaacagagtaaccaCAGAATAATAGGGTCCAAAGGTACTAAGTCCAATAAGTTCAAGTCttcaaaatgctcgggatagtaaccaatagtccataggggcttatgttttttttagattttaagttgtttattaatgttttagcacaaaagtagagtatggtccaaatggacataaaaaaaatagcggaaacataaacaaaacgtccaaatggacaaaaagaaaatagtggaatgtaaacgtccaaatggacaaagagaaaatggcggaaacataaacatgatgaaatgataaaataaagcaataaagcgagaaatataaagagcaatataataaagtgcggaaattaaagttaattgttagatgttaaagataaccatcttgaaacttgtcaagtatgttatcaaagttagtagtaagatcgatggtgagtgaaggatgttctcggatttaaattcaatagaaatttatcagaagcttgataaaatcatagcgaatATACGATAAATTTtaataagtcttaaatcaaccgcatacaattctctttcatgtttgatttttttttcgggacacgaaatattgcgctatgttaagcagatcgccaagtgatttagtagaaatcaccctacaacgaggtcggtcaaaactttatgtgctaatgcatgtgaGAGAAGTGATATATAGATCACTATCCAAAAGCAATaccacacgaaaagaaaataggtagcgataTAGTCTTTACCAagccataagaattctcaaggtattaagactttcatcaatcaaaagaaaaaaaataaaaggtggaaccacattcaaaagctactttcatccataattccaatcacttaattttgcggatttggattcttatcctatcgacgccctaagtccattgatattagagagaaattaggcctctaacttaaATTATTTTAGATCATTCTGCCAATCTcaatggtttttattttattttataaataccaACATCATCATTGGAGTAAAACAGCAGCAAGAAAAAAACTTGCAAATTAGTATTATTGTGTAATGGCGAACCAAATGTCAAAATCTTTTTGTTTCTTTGCCAACTTGGTTTTAGTTCTTGCAGGTAATAATAAACTTCTCCACAATTATCCATGTTGTTAAATTACAAATCTAGTaattttttttctactttttctaCCACAGTTCAAATTATCGAAATAGAATGTGGTGAATGCTCACAAATTTTGGGTAAATGTGGTGAAGTATTGTACTACTCTGTGTAATTCTTATGTAAGTGGTGTTCGAGTTTTAAAAGCATTCTTAAACTTATGCACTTGTTCATTCGATCGACCACCACCAAAACTAGCAGCACCTCCTTGCGTTATTGGGTTGGGACTGTTTGCACTAATGAACATAATTATGAATGGTGTAAGAAAGAGTGTCAAAGTAAATACCCTAAGTCGGGTTTTGGGAACTGTGTAAAAGAATTTGATCAGAATATTTGCGTTTGTGTGTATTACAATTGAGATTGTACTAAATTGATATAAAATacaatcaaatattatttatttatttgaagaaATGTTTTTTTcttgtgttcattgttttattTCTTCTTGTCATATAAATGATAATTTATTTATTAGAGTTAAGTCAATTGTTTCTTTAAAATAGTATTATTGATGATGGTAGAGGTTACTTTTATTATAATATACgagttatataaaaattataaaaatcattttttattatgtatttagaatttttttttttttttttgtaatcaagaaataatattaaacggaaaactaagggttctccaacccgattacaaagAGAGAGCGGGAAAGGTCggcaaaaagaaaaattacacaccaaataCCCCTACGAAAGAAAAAGGAGCGGATCCTTACTAAAATCGTAAAAAGAATAGTTGGGATGAGTAATCTCTCCACAAAAAGACCATTTCCAAACCAAGAACTTAATGTTCCAAACGGTATTGTTTATGCTCCAAGCTTCCTTCCTAAAGCGGACACCATTCCTAATTAACCAAAAAGACCAAACGGTGGCAAGCCACACGACATCCAATTTACTATCTCTAATCCTACAAGAGCGGAAAAACAAGTGCCACTCCATAAAATGCGGTAAACACTTATTTTCCAACATTCCCTCTTTACCAATCCAATAAGCTATGTCATTCCATATCTTTGTACccaccaaacaaccaaaaaagaAGTGATCTCTATTTTCCGGGACTTTACCACACAACACACAAAAAGTATCATCCACGGGAAAATGTATACCTCTACTAACCAAACCATCAATCATTGGAAGCCTATCGAGGAATAGTCTCCAACAAAAAGCCTTGATTTTGAACGGAACTTCCGCTTTCCACAAAAAACCAAAAGCACCATCATTAACATTTGGAGGACCGTACGGGATTTGAAACTTCAAGTAAAAATTATAGCAAGATGAAACCGAAAAGTCCAAAGACGAGCCTTCGGTCCATGTAACGGAATCACACCCATGTCTCCACCCGTTAAATGTTTCCACACGGTCCTTCAACCTAACCAACTCCGCTTCTACAACATTGTCTTCCAACCTTAAACCAAAATCACCCCAACACCACGAATCTTGCAACCACCCCCCCATACCCGCCACCGAAACACCCTTCAAAGTGGAATTTAAGTATAAATCCGGAAACTCTTCTTTCAAAGATATCCCATCTAGCCAAGCGGTTTCCCAAAACGGTGTGTGGAACCCGTTATGAACATTAAAATTAACCTTGTCAACCATCGGATCCGTATGACACAAAGAATTAATTTTAACCAAATCCCTCCAccaaatagaagaagaagaagtagaagaagatgaaaaaaGATTTCGGAGAAAGGAAGGAGGATTACTAACCTTACTATTGATCAATAAAGTGGATGATAAATCGCCGTATCGACCTTTCAAGACATCCATCCAAAGAGAACTCCGACCTTGAAGAATCCGCCACCTCCATTTGTTGAGGAGAGAAATATTGAATAAAGCAATGTCCTTTATTCCTAACCCGCCTTTGTCCATGGGAAGACAAACATCTTTCCACCGCACCCAATGGATTTTTTTTTCTCCTCTAATCCTCCCCAAAGAAATTTACTTTG
This genomic window from Vicia villosa cultivar HV-30 ecotype Madison, WI unplaced genomic scaffold, Vvil1.0 ctg.000283F_1_1, whole genome shotgun sequence contains:
- the LOC131626380 gene encoding uncharacterized protein LOC131626380, producing MDVLKGRYGDLSSTLLINSKVSNPPSFLRNLFSSSSTSSSSIWWRDLVKINSLCHTDPMVDKVNFNVHNGFHTPFWETAWLDGISLKEEFPDLYLNSTLKGVSVAGMGGWLQDSWCWGDFGLRLEDNVVEAELVRLKDRVETFNGWRHGCDSVTWTEGSSLDFSVSSCYNFYLKFQIPYGPPNVNDGAFGFLWKAEVPFKIKAFCWRLFLDRLPMIDGLVSRGIHFPVDDTFCVLCGKVPENRDHFFFGCLVGTKIWNDIAYWIGKEGMLENKCLPHFMEWHLFFRSCRIRDSKLDVVWLATVWSFWLIRNGVRFRKEAWSINNTVWNIKFLVWKWSFCGEITHPNYSFYDFSKDPLLFLS